The following are from one region of the Falco cherrug isolate bFalChe1 chromosome 19, bFalChe1.pri, whole genome shotgun sequence genome:
- the KCNJ9 gene encoding G protein-activated inward rectifier potassium channel 3 has protein sequence MAQDNAAFCGVPGEAKPPLVPPRRWGASARKRQRYVEKDGKCNVQHGNVRETYRYLTDIFTTLVDLKWRFSLLVFILAYAVTWLFFGLIWWFIAYCRGDLDHLEDHAWTPCVNNLNGFVSAFLFSIETETTIGYGHRVITDKCPEGIVLLLLQAILGSMVNAFMVGCMFVKISQPNKRAETLVFSSHAVVSLRDDRLCLMFRVGDLRDSHIVEASIRAKLIKSKQTQEGEFIPLDQTDLSVGFETGDDRLFLVSPLIISHEIDERSPFWDVSRHQLEKDDFEIVVILEGMVEATGMTCQARSSYLADEVLWGHRFTPLLSLEEGFYEVDYGGFHQTVPVPTPACSARQLAAAAARRDAHLYWSIPSRLDQPLEEAAVAAGGDPDTPWESNGTLASPEAR, from the exons ATGGCGCAGGACAACGCCGCCTTTTGTGGGGTCCCTGGGGAGGCAAAACCCCCCCTGGTGCCCCCTCGACGGTGGGGGGCCAGCGCCCGCAAACGCCAGCGTTACGTGGAGAAGGACGGCAAGTGCAACGTGCAGCATGGGAACGTGCGGGAGACCTACCGCTACCTCACCGACATCTTCACCACCCTGGTGGACCTCAAGTGGCGCTTCAGCCTCCTCGTCTTCATCCTTGCTTATGCCGTCACCTGGCTCTTCTTCGGCCTCATCTGGTGGTTCATTGCCTACTGCCGGGGGGACCTGGACCACTTGGAGGACCACGCCTGGACTCCCTGCGTCAACAACCTCAACGGCTTcgtctctgctttcctcttctccatTGAGACAGAGACCACCATCGGCTATGGCCACCGTGTCATCACTGACAAGTGTCCTGAGGGCatcgtgctgctgctgctccaggccaTCCTGGGCTCCATGGTCAATGCCTTCATGGTGGGCTGCATGTTCGTGAAGATCTCCCAGCCCAACAAACGGGCCGAGACCTTGGTCTTCTCCTCCCACGCCGTGGTCTCCCTGCGGGATGACCGCCTTTGCCTGATGTTCCGCGTGGGCGACCTGCGGGACTCGCACATTGTGGAGGCCTCCATCCGTGCCAAGCTCATCAAGTCCAAGCAGACGCAGGAGGGCGAGTTCATCCCGCTGGACCAGACCGACCTGAGTGTGGGCTTCGAGACGGGCGACGACCGCCTCTTCCTCGTCTCGCCCCTCATCATCAGCCACGAGATTGACGAGCGCAGCCCCTTCTGGGACGTCTCGCGGCACCAGCTGGAGAAGGACGATTTCGAGATTGTCGTCATCCTCGAGGGGATGGTGGAGGCCACAG GGATGACGTGCCAGGCTCGGAGCTCATACCTGGCGGACGAGGTGCTGTGGGGTCACCGCTTCACCCCGCTGCTGAGCCTGGAGGAGGGCTTCTACGAGGTGGACTACGGGGGCTTCCACCAGACCGTGCCGGTGCCCACCCCGGCCTGCAGCGCCCGGCagctggcggcggcggctgcccgcCGTGATGCCCATCTCTACTGGTCCATCCCCAGTCGCCTGGACCAGCCTCTGGAGGAGGCGGCGGTGGCGGCAGGGGGGGACCCCGACACTCCCTGGGAGAGCAATGGCACCCTGGCCAGCCCCGAGGCGCGATga
- the LOC102059303 gene encoding LOW QUALITY PROTEIN: sodium/potassium-transporting ATPase subunit alpha-2 (The sequence of the model RefSeq protein was modified relative to this genomic sequence to represent the inferred CDS: deleted 2 bases in 1 codon) — translation MMPVATVTPMLAVTSMPMAGREYSPAATTSENGGGKRKQKEKELDELKKEVNLDDHKLSLDELGRKYQVDLSRGLTNARAAEILVQDGPNALTPPPTTPEWVKFCRQLFGGFSILLWIGAILCFLAYGIQAAMEDEPSNDNLYLGVVLAAVVIVTGCFSYYQEAKSSKIMDSFKNMVPQQALVIREGEKIQINAENVVVGDLVEVKGGDRVPADMRIISSHGCKVDNSSLTGESEPQTRSPEFTHENPLETRNICFFSTNCVEGTARGIVISTGDRTVMGRIASLASGLEVGRTPIAMEIEHFIRLITGVAVFLGLSFFILSLILGYTWLEAVIFLIGIIVANVPEGLLATVTVCLTLTAKRMARKNCLVKNLEAVETLGSTSTICSDKTGTLTQNRMTVAHMWFDNQIHEADTTEDQSGATFDKRSPTWAALARIAGLCNRAVFKPGQENISISKRDTAGDASESALLKCIQLSCGSVKKMRDKNPKVTEIPFNSTNKYQLSIHEREEDPQGYLLVMKGAPERILDRCSRILMQGQEVPLDQEMREAFQNAYLELGGLGERVLGFCHLYLPPDKFPRGFRFDADEVNFPTSNLCFVGLMSMIDPPRAAVPDAVGKCRSAGIKVIMVTGDHPITAKAIAKGVGIISEGNETVEDIAARLNIPVSQVNPREAKACVVHGSDLKDMTSEQLDEILKNHTEIVFARTSPQQKLIIVEGCQRQGAIVAVTGDGVNDSPALKKADIGIAMGIAGSDVSKQAADMILLDDNFASIVTGVEEGRLIFDNLKKSIAYTLTSNIPEITPFLLFIIANIPLPLGTVTILCIDLGTDMVPAISLAYEAAESDIMKRQPRNPRTDKLVNERLISMAYGQIGMIQALGGFFTYFVILAENGFLPGTLVGIRLAWDDRSTNDLEDSYGQEWTYEQRKVVEFTCHTAFFASIVVVQWADLIICKTRRNSVFQQGMKNKILIFGLLEETALAAFLSYCPGMGVALRMYPLKVTWWFCAFPYSLLIFAYDEVRKLILRRYPRR, via the exons ATGATGCCTGTGGCCACGGTGACCCCCATGCTGGCGGTGACATCCATGCCCATG GCCGGCCGGGAGTACTCACCCGCTGCCACCACCTCCGAGAATGGCGGTGGcaagaggaagcagaaggagaaggagctggATGAGCTGAAGAAGGAGGTCAACTTG GATGACCACAAGCTGTCCCTGGATGAGCTGGGCAGGAAGTACCAGGTGGACCTGTCCCGG GGCCTGACCAACGCACGGGCAGCCGAGATCCTGGTGCAGGACGGCCCCAATgccctg acccccccccccaccacgCCTGAGTGGGTCAAGTTCTGCCGGCAGCTCTTCGGGggcttctccatcctcctctggATTGGGGCCATCCTCTGTTTCCTGGCGTACGGCATCCAGGCTGCCATGGAGGACGAGCCCTCCAACGACAAC CTGTACCTGGgggtggtgctggctgctgtcGTCATCGTCACCGGCTGCTTCTCCTACTACCAAGAGGCCAAAAGCTCCAAAATCATGGACTCCTTCAAGAACATGGTGCCCCAG caagcACTGGTGATCCGCGAGGGTGAGAAGATCCAGATCAACGCAGAGAACGTGGTGGTGGGCGACCTGGTGGAGGTGAAGGGGGGGGACCGGGTGCCCGCTGATATGCGCATCATCTCCTCCCATGGCTGCAAG GTGGACAACTCGTCGCTGACGGGGGAGTCAGAGCCACAGACTCGCTCACCCGAGTTCACCCATGAGAACCCGCTGGAGACCCGCAACATCTGCTTCTTCTCCACCAACTGCGTAGAAG GCACCGCCCGTGGCATCGTCATCTCCACGGGGGACCGGACAGTGATGGGGCGCATCGCCTCGCTGGCCTCGGGGCTGGAGGTGGGGCGCACGCCCATCGCCATGGAGATCGAGCACTTCATCCGCCTCATCACTGGTGTTGCCGTCTTCCTCGGCCTCTCCTTCTTCATCCTCTCCCTCATCCTGGGCTACACCTGGCTGGAGGCCGTCATCTTTCTCATCGGCATCATTGTGGCTAATGTCCCTGAGGGGCTGCTGGCCACTGTCACT GTGTGCCTGACGCTGACGGCCAAACGCATGGCACGGAAGAACTGCCTGGTGAAGAACCTGGAGGCGGTGGAGACGCTGGGCTCCACCTCCACCATCTGCTCTGACAAGACCGGGACCCTCACCCAGAACCGCATGACCGTCGCCCACATGTGGTTTGACAACCAGATCCACGAGGCTGATACCACTGAGGACCAGTCGG GTGCCACCTTTGACAAGCGCTCGCCCACGTGGGCAGCACTGGCACGCATCGCTGGGCTCTGCAACCGCGCCGTCTTCAAGCCGGGCCAGGAAAACATCTCCATTTCCAAG CGGGACACGGCAGGCGATGCCTCGGAGTCAGCGCTGCTGAAGTGCATCCAGCTTTCCTGCGGCTCTGTGAAGAAGATGCGGGACAAGAACCCCAAAGTCACCGAGATCCCTTTCAACTCCACCAACAAGTACCAG CTCTCCATCCACGAGCGGGAGGAGGATCCCCAGGGGTACCTGCTGGTGATGAAGGGGGCCCCCGAGCGCATCCTGGACCGGTGCTCCCGCATCCTGATGCAGGGCCAGGAGGTGCCACTGGACCAGGAGATGCGAGAGGCTTTCCAGAACGCCTacctggagctgggggggctaGGCGAGCGGGTGCTGG GTTTCTGCCACCTCTACCTGCCCCCGGACAAGTTCCCCCGTGGGTTCAGGTTTGACGCCGATGAGGTCAACTTCCCCACCAGCAATCTCTGCTTCGTGGGCCTGATGTCCATGATCGACCCGCCCCGTGCTGCTGTCCCCGATGCTGTCGGCAAGTGCCGCAGCGCCGGCATCAAG GTGATCATGGTGACGGGGGACCACCCCATCACGGCCAAGGCCATTGCCAAGGGGGTGGGCATCATCTCGGAGGGCAACGAGACAGTGGAGGACATCGCTGCTCGCCTCAACATCCCCGTCAGCCAGGTCAACCCCCG GGAGGCGAAGGCTTGTGTGGTGCATGGCTCCGACCTGAAGGACATGACATCGGAGCAGCTGGATGAGATCCTGAAGAACCACACCGAGATCGTCTTCGCCCGCACGTCCCCCCAGCAGAAACTCATCATTGTGGAGGGCTGCCAGCGccag ggtgCCATCGTGGCAGTGACAGGGGACGGGGTGAACGACTCCCCCGCACTGAAGAAGGCCGACATCGGCATTGCCATGGGCATTGCTGGCTCCGACGTCTCCAAGCAGGCAGCCGACATGATCCTCCTCGATGACAATTTTGCCTCCATCGTCACTGGCGTGGAGGAAG ggCGCCTGATCTTTGACAACCTGAAGAAGTCCATCGCCTACACCCTGACCAGCAACATCCCCGAGATcacccccttcctcctcttcattaTCGCCAacatccccctgcccctgggcaCCGTCACCATCCTCTGCATCGACCTGGGCACCGACATG gTGCCCGCCATCTCCCTGGCGTACGAGGCAGCCGAGAGCGACATCATGAAGCGCCAGCCCAGGAACCCCCGGACCGACAAGCTGGTGAACGAGCGGCTCATCAGCATGGCCTACGGGCAGATCG GGATGATCCAGGCACTGGGTGGTTTCTTCACCTACTTTGTGATCCTGGCGGAGAATGGGTTCCTTCCTGGCACGCTGGTGGGCATCCGCCTGGCCTGGGACGACCGCTCTACCAATGACCTGGAGGACTCCTACGGCCAGGAGTGG acctACGAGCAGCGGAAGGTGGTGGAGTTCACCTGCCACACCGCCTTCTTCGCCAGCATCGTGGTGGTGCAATGGGCCGACCTCATCATCTGCAAGACCCGCCGCAACTCTGTCTTCCAGCAGGGCATGAA GAACAAGATCCTGATCTTCGGGTTGCTGGAGGAGACGGCGCTGGCGGCGTTCCTCTCCTACTGCCCCGGCATGGGGGTGGCCCTGCGCATGTACCCCCTCAA GGTCACCTGGTGGTTCTGCGCCTTCCCCTACAGCCTCCTCATCTTCGCTTACGATGAGGTGCGCAAGCTCATCCTGCGCCGCTACCCCCGGCGGTGA
- the CASQ1 gene encoding LOW QUALITY PROTEIN: calsequestrin-1 (The sequence of the model RefSeq protein was modified relative to this genomic sequence to represent the inferred CDS: inserted 1 base in 1 codon) has translation MGAWGWVLVLLVLGAGGPGGAGEGLDFPTYDGLDRVLPVTLKNYKAMLKRFPVLALFHHGPGQGGRAAQRHREMEELILELAAQVLEDKGVGFGLVDSEKDAAVAKKLGLTEEDSIYVFKEDEVIEYDGELAADTLVEFLLDVLEDPVEFIEGDHELQAFENIEDDPKLIGYFKNEDSEHFKAFEEAAEEFHPYISFFATFDSKVAKKLTLKLNEIDFYEXFMEEPLTIPERPNSKEEIVAFVEEHKRATLRKLKPKSMYETWEDDMDGIHIVAFAEEDDPDGFEFLEILKDVARDNTENPDLSILWIDPEDFPLLIPYWEKTFNIDLSRPQIGVVNVTDADSVWLEMVDEDDLPGMEELEEWIEDVLAGEINTEDDNDDNDEDDDDDDDDD, from the exons ATGGGGGCCTgggggtgggtgctggtgctgctggtgctgggggctggggggccggggggggccggggagggTCTGGACTTCCCCACCTACGACGGCCTGGACCGGGTGTTGCCCGTCACCCTGAAGAACTACAAGGCGATGCTGAAGCGGTTCCCGGTGCTGGCCCTGTTCCACCATGGCCCCGGGCAGGGTGGCCGGGCCGCCCAGCGCCACCGCGAGATGGAGGagctcatcctggag ctggcagcccagGTGCTGGAGGACAAGGGGGTGGGCTTTGGCCTCGTCGACTCTGAGAAGGATGCAGCTGTGGCCAAAAAGCTGG GCCTGACGGAGGAGGACAGCATCTACGTGTTCAAGGAAGACGAGGTGATCGAGTATGATGGGGAGCTGGCGGCGGACACACTGGTGGAGTTCCTGCTGGAT GTGCTGGAGGACCCGGTGGAGTTCATTGAGGGCGACCACGAGCTCCAGGCCTTTGAGAACATTGAGGATGACCCCAAACTCATCGGCTACTTCAAGAACGAGGACTCAGAGC aCTTCAAGGCTTTCGAGGAGGCGGCAGAGGAGTTTCACCCCTACATCTCCTTCTTCGCCACCTTCGACAGCAAG GTCGCCAAGAAGCTGACCCTGAAGCTGAACGAGATCGACTTCTACG CCTTCATGGAGGAGCCACTGACCATCCCCGAGCGGCCCAACAGCAAGGAGGAGATCGTGGCATTCGTGGAGGAGCACAAGCG GGCCACTCTGCGCAAACTCAAACCCAAGAGCATGTATGAGACCTGG GAGGATGACATGGATGGGATCCACATTGTGGCCTTCGCAGAGGAGGATGATCCGG ATGGGTTTGAGTTCCTGGAGATCCTGAAGGATGTGGCCCGAGACAACACGGAGAACCCTGACCTCAGCATCCTCTGGATCGACCCGGAGGATTTCCCACTG CTCATCCCTTACTGGGAGAAAACCTTCAACATCGACCTGTCCAGGCCCCAGATTGGGGTGGTCAACGTTACTGAC GCTGACAGCGTGTGGCTGGAGATGGTGGACGAGGACGACCTGCCCGGcatggaggagctggaggagtgGATCGAGGACGTGCTGGCAGGAGAGATCAACACTGAGGACGACAATGACGACAATGACGAGGACGATGATGACGATGACGACGACGACTAG